Proteins co-encoded in one Garra rufa chromosome 21, GarRuf1.0, whole genome shotgun sequence genomic window:
- the LOC141296180 gene encoding shootin-1-like codes for MTALQRQNELLEEERKDWQHKHTKAETEAKDLRFTVEELKKKLQQVSNPPPAAPGPPPPPPPPPPPPPPLAPSSNPLSSLLSILRKKKDVSTEIALVEKDSSEKTPEKDIRQQAVDEMMQRIKKGVQLRRVSQKTNRARPGPKEGSNSAVQELQGILNSVKRPDPSSSSGTRPPSPSQKSELEKALQKRRVALKAAKNNTNSSAALDPPQIEQTQPEPGQNTRDKDTPQHTTTTISTDQLKPS; via the exons ATGACAGCATTACAGAGACAGAATGAATTGCTGGAAGAGGAGAGAAAAGATTGGCAGCACAAACATACAAAAGCTGAAACTGAAGCCAAAGACCTCAGATTCACAG TGGAGGAACTGAAAAAGAAGCTCCAGCAGGTCTCCAACCCACCACCAGCTGCCCCAGGACCACCGCCTCCACCCCCGCCCCCACCTCCTCCACCTCCACCCCTTGCCCCCTCAAGCAACCCACTCAG ctcATTACTGTCTATACTTCGTAAGAAAAAGGATGTGAGCACTGAAATTGCATTAGTGGAGAAGGACTCATCTGAGAAAACCCCAG AGAAGGACATCAGGCAGCAAGCTGTGGATGAGATGATGCAGCGAATCAAAAAAGGAGTTCAACTCCGACGTGTTTCCCAGAAAACCAACAGAGCCAGACCAGGACCG AAAGAAGGATCCAATTCTGCTGTACAGGAACTTCAAGGAATCCTG AACTCTGTCAAGCGTCCCGACCCCTCCTCCTCATCTGGGACACGCCCGCCATCGCCATCACAGAAGTCTGAGCTGGAGAAAGCCCTGCAGAAACGGAGGGTAGCGCTGAAGGCTGCAAAGAATAACA CGAATTCCAGTGCTGCCCTGGATCCGCCCCAGATTGAACAAACCCAGCCAGAACCAGGCCAGAACACAAGAGACAAGGACACACCGCAACACACAACAACCACAATATCCACCGATCAACTCAAGCCTTCATAG